From the Cupriavidus necator N-1 genome, one window contains:
- a CDS encoding NarK family nitrate/nitrite MFS transporter, which produces MSSSVLTRWEPENKAFWQTQGERIAYRNLWISIPALMLAFVVWMLWSVVAVNLDRAGFQFTKNQLFWLTALPALSGATLRIFYSFLVPVFGGRRFTAISTALLLIPALGMGFALRDPSTGYPTLLVLALLCGLGGANFSSSMANISFFFPKAKKGLATGLNAGIGNLGVSVVQFVTPLVVSVAIFGALGGEPQQYQANGVTRDLWLQNAGFIWVPFIIVSALAAWFGMHDIADAKASFAEQAVIFKRKHNWLMCWLYVGTFGSFIGFSAGLALLTKSQFPGVNPTAYAFLGPLVGALTRPVGGWISDKLGGARVTLWTFVGMIAAVFAVLATLPHDGAGGNFTFFLAAFIALFALTGIGNGSTFRMIPVIFLTERQRAAAGKGDAAQRQALQEAGKESAAVLGFSGAIGAYGGFFIPKSFGTSLELTGAPDAALYCFIAFYVSCVLVTWWHYARRNAPMPC; this is translated from the coding sequence ATGTCATCTTCCGTACTCACCCGCTGGGAGCCCGAGAACAAGGCCTTCTGGCAAACCCAGGGCGAACGCATCGCCTACCGCAACCTGTGGATCTCAATCCCGGCGCTGATGCTGGCCTTCGTGGTCTGGATGCTGTGGAGCGTGGTCGCGGTCAACCTCGACCGCGCCGGCTTCCAGTTCACCAAGAACCAGCTGTTCTGGCTGACCGCGCTGCCGGCGCTGTCCGGCGCCACGCTGCGCATCTTCTACTCGTTCCTGGTGCCGGTGTTCGGCGGGCGCCGCTTCACCGCGATCTCCACCGCGCTGCTGCTGATCCCGGCGCTGGGCATGGGCTTCGCGCTGCGCGACCCGTCCACCGGCTACCCGACGCTGCTGGTGCTGGCGCTGCTGTGCGGGCTGGGCGGGGCCAACTTCAGCTCGTCGATGGCCAATATCAGCTTCTTCTTCCCCAAGGCGAAGAAGGGGCTTGCCACCGGGCTGAATGCGGGTATCGGCAACCTGGGGGTGTCGGTGGTGCAGTTCGTCACGCCGCTGGTGGTGTCGGTGGCCATCTTCGGCGCGCTTGGCGGCGAGCCGCAGCAGTACCAGGCCAATGGCGTCACGCGCGACCTGTGGCTGCAGAACGCCGGCTTCATCTGGGTGCCGTTCATCATCGTCTCGGCGCTGGCGGCGTGGTTCGGCATGCATGACATCGCGGACGCCAAGGCCTCGTTTGCCGAGCAGGCCGTGATCTTCAAGCGCAAGCACAACTGGCTGATGTGCTGGCTGTACGTGGGCACCTTCGGCTCGTTCATCGGCTTCTCGGCGGGGCTGGCGCTGCTGACCAAGTCGCAGTTCCCCGGAGTGAACCCGACCGCCTATGCCTTCCTGGGGCCACTGGTGGGCGCGCTGACGCGGCCGGTGGGCGGCTGGATCTCCGACAAGCTCGGCGGTGCGCGCGTCACGCTGTGGACCTTCGTCGGCATGATCGCGGCAGTATTCGCGGTACTGGCGACGCTGCCGCATGACGGCGCCGGCGGCAACTTCACCTTCTTCCTGGCCGCCTTCATCGCGTTGTTCGCGCTAACCGGCATCGGCAATGGCTCGACCTTCCGCATGATCCCCGTGATCTTCCTGACGGAGCGCCAGCGCGCTGCCGCAGGCAAGGGCGATGCCGCGCAGCGGCAAGCGCTGCAGGAGGCCGGCAAGGAATCCGCGGCGGTACTGGGCTTCTCAGGCGCGATCGGCGCGTACGGCGGCTTCTTTATCCCCAAGAGCTTCGGCACCTCGCTGGAGCTAACCGGCGCACCGGATGCCGCGCTGTACTGCTTTATCGCCTTCTACGTCAGCTGCGTGCTGGTGACGTGGTGGCACTACGCGCGCCGCAACGCCCCCATGCCCTGCTGA